AAGTACGATTGAAAAGGCGAAAGAAAACGGCTACAGTGTTAATAATTTTGTCGTCTTGCCGTTGAAATTTGGCTACTACAGTTCTGAACCAAAAGTCAAAAAACACATCGAAGAATTAAGAAAGCATAAAATGGCGTTTTATTCTGGCGATTATTACTTCTTAGCCGGAGTTTTATTTAAGAAACGCCATGAATGTGATGTTGATTTATCTAGTGAATTAGCTCATGTGATGACGAGTTTGTAAGTAACCGACACCCACATTAATGGTGCTGCGTTGTGCGATCGCAGTCGGGTGAAAGTGGGTACGCAACGAGAGGTCAACGTGGCGGTTGAGGTGAAGCCGTAGAGAATCGAGCGATCGCCCGATCTTGTAGGTTGGGTTGAGGTGACATACACAGCTAGCTGTGCGTATGCTTGCCAAAAATCAGGTGTCGTCAATGATTTCATTAATATCTCGGACCTTGTTTGCTGCAATATCAGCTTCGGCTTTAGCAATTAGTTTATCTAGTTTTCCCGATGTCAAGTCAGCTTCGATTTGCCGATCCCACATTTGTTCTAAATAGTCTTCCAGCCAAGTAGCTAGCTGACGAATATCATTTTCTGGTAGTTGTTTGATAGCAGCTTCGATTTCTGGCAAAGTACCCATATCTGTTTCGGTGGAATGTATTTAGATACAATAAATTAAAGGGCTGGGACAATTGACCTGAAAAACAAAGCAAGACGACACCTTAGTTTCAAAGTAACGCAGTTCTACTTCAATATAGCGTGACAGTTTCCACATAGGCGCGATCGCATTACGTGAAGATAGCGATCGCGCCTATTAGTGTTCTATAATCGCGGGTGAAACAAGTTTCACGCAATGTATGCCTGCCAGAGATCGCTACCACAAGAATGTCAAAAATGCTCTGATCAAAGATGATTGGACAATTACTGACGATCCTCTGCATTTGAAGTGGGGCAAAAAAGATTTGTATGCCGATCTGGGAGCACAAAGGCTGCTTGTGGCAGAGAAAGGTGTGCAAAAGATCGCGGTTGAAATCAAGACCTTCGGCGGTGACTCTGAAGTAGCAGATATTGAACAGGCGATTGGTCAGTAATTCACCTATCTGGCTGTAATAAGTCAGAATGAACCAGAGAGAGTTTTATACCTTGCTGTGCATGAGGATGTTTTCATTGACATTTTTGAAGAAGAACCGCTTGGTAAACTGTTAATGGAGAGCTACAAGATTCGTTTCATTGTTTTCAACCCGATGCAGGAGATTATTGTGCGATGGATACCCTGGAACACTACAGAAATCTAATTTGCAGCATCCTGAGCGAACATACGAAGATTCCTTACTCTTATGGCGATATTCAACATGAAACTGTTTTTGATAGAGAACAGGATCGATATTTGGTGATGATTCTGGGTCGAGAGCCAGTGCCTAACTTTTCTCCGACGGCAACTCGTCGGGTACATGGCTGTTTGATCCACGTTGATATCATTGATGGCAAAATTTGGATTCAGAGAGATGGTACGGAGGAAGGGGTGGCATCATTACTGGTCAGGGCGGGCGTGCCGAAGAATCGGATTGTGTTAGGCTTCCGCTCTGAGGAATTGAGAAAAGATTCAGAATTTGCGATCGCATAGCTAAAAGTTAGCACCAACACAATCACAAAGCCAATGGCTAAACCAAGATAGCGATATAGCAAGAATATCCAGTTACGAAAAATCTGAGATTTCATGGCGATCGCTTAATTCACTTTTGGGCGAACTCTTCTGTGGGTAAATTAGTCGTAAGTATGAATGCGATACCGCCACATCACAAAGCCAGTTGCCGAAAACCCAAAACGAATTCAGTTAAGCTGACAGCAGCAGTTTTAATTTGCAAAACAATGACGAATAATAGTCCTACAATTCTCGCTCTAGATTTTGATGGTGTAATTTGCGACGGACTAATTGAATATTTTCAGGTAGCATGGCGTGCTTATTGTCAAGTATGGTCGCCAATTAACCAAACACCATCAGATGATTTAGCTTCTAGATTTTATCGGCTTAGACCTGTAATTGAAACAGGTTGGGAAATGCCCGTCTTAATTAAAGCTTTGGTAGCGGGAATTGATGATGAAAAGATTCTTCAGGAATGGGCAAGTATCGCTCAACAAATTTTGTTAGAAGACAAGCTACAGGCAAAAGAAATTGCCACAAAACTAGATAATCTTCGGGATGAATGGATTGCCACAGATTTAGATGGGTGGCTGAGTCTGCATCGATTTTATGCGGGTGTGATAGATAAAATTAAAGCAACTCTTGCTAGTAAAATTAAGCTGTATATCGTCACCACGAAAGAAGGACGTTTTGTACAGCAGTTATTACAACAACAAGGAGTTACTTTAGAAAAAGAAGCGATTTTCGGCAAAGAAGTCAAGCGTCCCAAATACGAAATTCTGAGAGAATTAATTCAGGCTGCACAAGAAAAAGCAGTCAGTTTATGGTTTGTAGAAGACAGAATCAAAACGTTACAGTTAGTTACACAGCAAACCGACTTAGAAAATGTCAAACTCTTTCTGGCAGACTGGGGTTATAATACTCAACCAGAAAGAAAAGCTGCTGAGAATGATTCGCGAATTCAGCTAATATCGCTTTCTCAGTTTGGTCAAGATTTTTCGGAATGGGTAGGGGTTAGTGGTTAGTGGTAGAGACGCGATTAATCGCGTCTGTACAATGTTAGTGGTAGAGACGCGATTAATCGCGTCTGTACAATGTTAGTGGTAAATCTTAACAACGCTCCAATGCTCCAACCAACAACTAACCACTAACAACTATCAACTAACAATTAACAAAACTTTATGCTTGACCTTACACAATTAGCGCGACAAATGCAAGGTTTAAGTCAGCATCTGACTTTAGAAGCTGCTGCAAGTCGTCAGCGTTTAGAATTAGCGCAACAACATCTGAAAAATGCTTACGATCGCCAAGATGATTTAGTACAGCGACAGGAAAAATGGCGCGATCGCATTATTTTTTCTAATGCTACCCCAGTTGAGCCTCTAGATGCGTGTATCGATATCCCAACTCCGCCGAAGGTACATACTGTTATTGCTACCGACGGTTCCCAAATTGCCCCGAATCACCACGAAATTGCTTACTGCTATCTCCTTAACATCGGCAGAGTCGTTTTGCACTACGGACAAAATCTTCACCCCGTTTTAGATAGTTTACCAGAAGTATTTTACCGGGCGGAAGATTTATATATGTCGCGGCAGTGGGGAATTCGTACCGAAGAATGGATGGGTTATCGACGCACTGCGAGTGAAACAACTGTGTTAGCAGAACTTGCTTGTGCAGAAAAGACGGAAGCACCAACCTTAGCAATGGTGGATGGTTCGTTAATTTACTGGTTTTTGGAACAGTTGCCGTTTGATGCACGCGATCGCATTTTACCTCCAATCCTCGAAGCTTGGAAACAGATGCGCTCTGCTCAAATTCCCATCATGGGTTATCTCAGCGCTTCTCGCAACATTGAAGCGATGAATTTTTTACGTTTAACGGCTTGTTCTCACCCAGTTCCTGATTGTAAAACTTTTTGCCCAAATCAATTAGAAAAAGTACCCTGTAAAATCTTTGAACCTTTACGAGATACCGCGCTTTGGTCAACTAAACTCAAACCCGGACAACGTACTAATTTATGGCGCAGTAATGCCCACATTTTAGAACAGTATGAAGATCAAAAAATTTACTTTTGCTACGTCCACGTTGGCACCGAAATTGCTCGGATAGAAGTTCCGGCGTGGGTAGCGGAAAATACAACTATGTTAGACCAAGCATTAGGATTGATGTTGGCACAAGTGCAAAAAGGATATGGGTATCCAGTAGCGATCGCAGAAGCGCATAATCAAGCTGTGGTCAAAGGTGGTGATAAAGCGCGTTTCTTTGCCTTATTGGAACAACAAATGATTAAAGCCGGCTTGAGAAATGTAGGCACTTCCTACAAAGAAGCCAGAAAACGCGGTAGCATCGCTTAATTAAACGCTATGAAAGGAAATTATCTCTAATATCATGTTTTTTGCTTGTTAATGGATTAATTTTATACTAATAGCATGATATCCGTGCTATTATGTTTTTTATGATAGTGTCATTCAAAGACAAAGGAACTGAAGACATTTTTGATGGGAACGACTCAAAAGACGCTCGAAAAACTTGTCCTGTCAACCTTTGGAGTGTCGCGCAGAGGAAACTAGACCAATTAAACGCTGCGTTCTCTTTGGATGATATGAGAGTGCCACCAGGTAATAGGTTGGAAGCCTTAAAAGGTGACAGAAAAGGGCAGCATAGTATTCGGATTAACGATCAATATCGAATCTGCTTTGTGTGGACAGCAGAAAAAGCTGCTGAGGTTGAAATAGTTGATTATCATGACTGAGGTATGCAGCAATGAGAGTGCCTAAAAATCGTCCTCCCACGCATCCTGGGGAAATCCTACTTAAGGATTTCTTAGAGCCTTTTGCGATATCACAAACTGAACTTGCACAAGCAATTCACGTTCCCTATCAGCGAATTAATGAGCTAATAAACCAAAAGCGTGGAGTAACACCAACTACTGCCCTGCGGTTATCAAAGTTTTTTGGAAACAGTGCTGAGTTTTGGTTAAATCTTCAACAAAGTTGGGAACTGTACCACGTCCTTAAAGAAGAAGAGAAAGACCTTAACACAATAAAAATTGGAACAAATACAGGCTCTCCCATAGTGACAGGTCATGTAAAAGGAAACGTTTCTGGTGAGGTTAAAGATTCTTTTAATACATATACTTCCCAACAAAGGCAAAACCTCGCTGAGGCTGCTGGGGAAATTCAGCAACTTTTAGAGCAACTGTCACAGACATATCCAACCATAACCACCGCTGAAAAAATAGCAGTGGTAGCTGAGGCAACTGACCAAATCGAGCGCAATCCAAAACTAAAAGGGCGGGTTATTAATGCGCTCAAAGCAGGAGGGACTGAGGCGTTCAAAGAAGCAATTAATCACCCTCTTGTTAATATTCTCATAGCAGCTATTGAGGGATGGAAGGAAGCATAATAAAAGCTGAATTATGCACGTTTGTAAGTGGAAGCACTGTTTTTACTTAGCATAATTGCGATCGCCCTTCATTCCACCACCCCCAAGACTTTTAATGAATAGTCCTCGCTCGCGAGGACTTAAATCCAAGGTGGATGCGATCGCACAGCGACTCCCCTGGAGTATCGCACTATATATAGATGCTGAAAAGCGTTTCTAATAGTTGTCATAACTGCGTGAATTACTCATTTGAATAAGCAATCTGTCATTTTGCTTGCGGAAAACACCTTTAGGAGAAAATCAAAAGGCATTTTGAGTAAGTCAAATGCCTTTTTGCTTGCGGAAAACACCAAAATGTAAAAGTCAAAAGGCATTTTGAGTAAGTCAAAAGGCATTTTGCTTGCGGAAAACACCAAAATGTAAAAGTCAAAAGGCATTTTGAGTAAGTCAAAAGGCATTTTGCTTGCGGAAAACACCTTTAGGAGAAAGTCAAAAGGCATTTTGCTTGCGGAAAACACCTTTAGGAGAAAGTCAAATGGCATTTTGAGAAAGTCAAATGCCTAAATGCTTATTGAATTTGACCCAAACTAAAATAGCCCAAAATGCGATACTCCAGGGGAGTCGCTGCGCGATCGCATTGCTTTTGTAGGGTGCGTTGTCGCAAAGGCGCAATGCACCCTTGTATTTTAGAAGAGTGGCAGCTATTACTGAAGTG
The window above is part of the Tolypothrix sp. NIES-4075 genome. Proteins encoded here:
- a CDS encoding XisI protein, giving the protein MDTLEHYRNLICSILSEHTKIPYSYGDIQHETVFDREQDRYLVMILGREPVPNFSPTATRRVHGCLIHVDIIDGKIWIQRDGTEEGVASLLVRAGVPKNRIVLGFRSEELRKDSEFAIA
- a CDS encoding HAD family hydrolase; translated protein: MTNNSPTILALDFDGVICDGLIEYFQVAWRAYCQVWSPINQTPSDDLASRFYRLRPVIETGWEMPVLIKALVAGIDDEKILQEWASIAQQILLEDKLQAKEIATKLDNLRDEWIATDLDGWLSLHRFYAGVIDKIKATLASKIKLYIVTTKEGRFVQQLLQQQGVTLEKEAIFGKEVKRPKYEILRELIQAAQEKAVSLWFVEDRIKTLQLVTQQTDLENVKLFLADWGYNTQPERKAAENDSRIQLISLSQFGQDFSEWVGVSG
- a CDS encoding DNA double-strand break repair nuclease NurA, which codes for MLDLTQLARQMQGLSQHLTLEAAASRQRLELAQQHLKNAYDRQDDLVQRQEKWRDRIIFSNATPVEPLDACIDIPTPPKVHTVIATDGSQIAPNHHEIAYCYLLNIGRVVLHYGQNLHPVLDSLPEVFYRAEDLYMSRQWGIRTEEWMGYRRTASETTVLAELACAEKTEAPTLAMVDGSLIYWFLEQLPFDARDRILPPILEAWKQMRSAQIPIMGYLSASRNIEAMNFLRLTACSHPVPDCKTFCPNQLEKVPCKIFEPLRDTALWSTKLKPGQRTNLWRSNAHILEQYEDQKIYFCYVHVGTEIARIEVPAWVAENTTMLDQALGLMLAQVQKGYGYPVAIAEAHNQAVVKGGDKARFFALLEQQMIKAGLRNVGTSYKEARKRGSIA
- a CDS encoding type II toxin-antitoxin system RelE/ParE family toxin — its product is MIVSFKDKGTEDIFDGNDSKDARKTCPVNLWSVAQRKLDQLNAAFSLDDMRVPPGNRLEALKGDRKGQHSIRINDQYRICFVWTAEKAAEVEIVDYHD
- a CDS encoding HigA family addiction module antitoxin, which encodes MRVPKNRPPTHPGEILLKDFLEPFAISQTELAQAIHVPYQRINELINQKRGVTPTTALRLSKFFGNSAEFWLNLQQSWELYHVLKEEEKDLNTIKIGTNTGSPIVTGHVKGNVSGEVKDSFNTYTSQQRQNLAEAAGEIQQLLEQLSQTYPTITTAEKIAVVAEATDQIERNPKLKGRVINALKAGGTEAFKEAINHPLVNILIAAIEGWKEA